One segment of Tautonia rosea DNA contains the following:
- a CDS encoding efflux RND transporter periplasmic adaptor subunit produces the protein MIARGPHQLQLRLPLVAAVLAMLAALATGPAASAQQTGPTPVAVSTVVSRSVADGRSFVGSVVPVRESTVGSTVEERVAEFLVAEGDRVEAGQPLAKLRTRTLEIELAGAKAELEAMRQELAELENGTRPEELEQGRAELARAAALRDFAQAARRRIEGLIRNRQASAQELDEVVSNAEAAEQAYNSAQAALDLLIAGPRAEQVARARAKVAAQEEVINRLEDRLAEHTIVAPFTGYVVTEFTEVGQWLGRGDPVVALVELDRVDVEASVIEDDIRYISVGTSARVEVSSLPDKAFTGDVALVVPQADLRSRSFPVKVRLTNEDAHGSPILKAGMIARVTLPVGPEHPALLVPKDALVLGGPSPRVYVFEPLSGGDDPALGTVQPVSVTLGVASGGLVEVTGPLEVGQRVVVQGNERLRPGQEVRILRTIEVEADGASPEAPAGDSTDAVAATGTGG, from the coding sequence ATGATTGCTCGAGGTCCGCATCAATTGCAGCTTCGCCTTCCGCTGGTCGCAGCCGTGCTTGCGATGCTTGCGGCCCTGGCCACCGGACCCGCGGCATCGGCCCAGCAGACCGGACCGACCCCGGTGGCGGTCTCGACCGTCGTGAGCCGGTCGGTGGCCGATGGTCGCAGCTTTGTCGGTTCGGTCGTGCCGGTCCGAGAGAGTACCGTCGGCAGCACGGTCGAGGAGCGCGTGGCCGAGTTCCTGGTTGCCGAAGGGGACCGGGTCGAGGCCGGTCAGCCGCTGGCGAAGCTGCGGACCCGGACCCTAGAGATCGAGCTTGCAGGTGCGAAGGCCGAGCTGGAGGCCATGCGGCAGGAACTGGCCGAGCTGGAGAACGGCACCCGACCCGAGGAGCTCGAACAGGGGCGCGCTGAACTGGCCCGGGCCGCCGCCCTCCGCGATTTCGCTCAGGCCGCCCGCCGTCGCATCGAGGGACTGATCCGCAATCGACAGGCCAGCGCCCAGGAACTTGACGAGGTCGTCTCCAACGCCGAGGCGGCAGAACAGGCCTACAACTCCGCCCAGGCCGCCCTCGATCTGCTGATTGCCGGCCCCCGGGCCGAACAGGTGGCTCGGGCTCGGGCCAAGGTTGCGGCGCAGGAAGAAGTGATCAATCGCCTCGAAGACCGCCTGGCCGAACATACGATCGTCGCCCCCTTCACCGGCTACGTCGTGACCGAGTTCACCGAGGTCGGCCAGTGGCTCGGACGGGGAGATCCGGTCGTGGCGCTGGTTGAGCTGGACCGCGTGGACGTGGAAGCGAGCGTGATCGAGGACGACATCCGCTACATCTCCGTCGGCACGTCGGCCAGGGTTGAGGTCTCGTCCCTGCCCGACAAGGCCTTTACCGGAGACGTCGCCCTGGTGGTCCCTCAGGCCGACTTGCGGTCGAGGAGTTTCCCGGTCAAGGTCCGCCTGACGAATGAAGATGCCCACGGCAGCCCGATTCTGAAGGCCGGCATGATCGCCCGAGTGACTCTGCCCGTCGGCCCGGAACACCCGGCCTTGCTCGTGCCCAAGGATGCGCTGGTCCTAGGCGGGCCCTCGCCCCGGGTTTATGTCTTCGAGCCCCTTTCCGGAGGCGACGACCCGGCACTGGGCACGGTGCAGCCGGTCTCCGTGACGCTCGGCGTGGCGTCCGGGGGGCTCGTCGAAGTGACCGGCCCCCTGGAGGTCGGTCAACGGGTGGTGGTTCAGGGGAACGAGCGGCTCCGGCCCGGCCAGGAGGTCCGCATCCTTCGCACCATCGAAGTCGAGGCCGACGGGGCATCTCCGGAAGCCCCGGCCGGCGACTCGACCGACGCTGTGGCCGCCACCGGAACCGGAGGCTGA